GTCGAGTGCCCCGATGGACCTCCAGGACCCCCAGGAAACCCAGGAGGAAAGGGAGCACCAGGAAACCCAGGATCAGATGGACAGCCAGGAGGTGCAGGAAACGCTGGAGCACCTGGAGCACCAGGACCACAGGGACCACCCGGAAGCGACGGACAGCCAGGAAACCCTGGTGCACCTGGAGCACCTGGACAACTCAGAGAAGTTCCCGGGCCTCAGGGACCAGCTGGACCACCAGGACCACAAGGACCCCCTGGACCCGATGGAAACCCAGGAGCTCCAGGAAACAACGGTCAAGATGGTGGCCCAGGACTTCCCGGAGATAACGGAAACCCTGGTGGTCCCGGACAGCCTGGCGGCCCCGGTAACAATGGACCAGATGGAGACCAGGGAGGACCAGGAAGCTGCGATCACTGCCCACCTCCTCGCACTGCTCCAGGATATTAGAGACAACTTCTGTTCAGACCGATGTGTCAATGGTGTTAACTTTCTCGTTTTAGTTATGCACCTCATATCGAGTGCTGGTAATAAAAGCATCTTCGAAATACTGTACTTGTGAATATTTCGAAAGCTGAAGTTAGTTACGAAATTAATTCAAGCTCATTGAAAATACTGTTATCGAAAACGATCGTTATCTTCTTCCCAGTCTCGGACCCATTCGTCCCATAATTctgttttaagaaaaaaaaactgactgtGTGAAAATTCGGGTTTGAGCGCCCATCTAGGTTCTTGATTGGAAGAGGCAAGGGTCCCAACTGGATCCCAGCCGATAGCTCTACGGTGCGCAGCTGCGCTACACTAGGTCGCTGTGTCCTCACTATAGAATAAGCAACGCTCACTGAGAGGCCCTATCAGACTACCAGAGCTAGGTGGGGACCGATAGTGCGGTacattttggaaaagaaaaacaattatgtTCTGAGAAGAAATGAGCATAAGAGCAGCTCCAATCAAAAATCAGGAACTAATCAGAAAAGATAACCAACGAGGAAAATCTCCCATTCACTCAGAAATCTCCTGCCGAGACCAGACAGTCTCAAGTAGAGGGAAACACGGGAAGTCTGCTGATATCATCTTCACGAATGTGACAGGTCAGgaatacattattatttaagcaacaacaaaaaaagttcagatTTATCCAAAACTATTgaagacaaaataaataaactacatTTGTATATATTTTCGTTGGTGtgaaatctttcttcatctttagaCCGTCCAAGCAAGTCTTGGGCCcctatcttcaaaaaaaaatgtttcagagTAAGCAGTAGTGATGAGCTGAACAGAAACacgtaaacaaaaatataaattactTGCCTAACTTCTTCTCCCTCTATTTCTTCTACTCGGTTGTCCACCATTAGGTCGTATTGTGGAATTCTTATCACATGAGGTTTCTGAGCATTTCGCTTAGCATTAATTctgaacaaaaacacaaatccaAACAAAACGTTGTTGTGCATGACCAAAataaggaaaaggagaaatactATAGACTACTTTTCCACCTACGCATGAATTGAATTGGATGGGTTCGCAGCAAGTGCAGTGATGATCATTGCAGCAAGAGTAAATACAAGAAATATGACCGTTCCGAAGCATAGAGTCTTGAAGATATTCCTGTTTTCCTGGATAATAGGAGATTTCTTGGTGTCGATGCTGATAGCCGAGTAACAATGGCCTA
This is a stretch of genomic DNA from Necator americanus strain Aroian chromosome II, whole genome shotgun sequence. It encodes these proteins:
- a CDS encoding hypothetical protein (NECATOR_CHRII.G4412.T1), which produces MRGSLYEESLDEETRRSLRQENRNIFKTLCFGTVIFLVFTLAAMIITALAANPSNSIHAINAKRNAQKPHVIRIPQYDLMVDNRVEEIEGEEVR
- a CDS encoding hypothetical protein (NECATOR_CHRII.G4411.T1) gives rise to the protein MTGDVKHWEAEALSLRRVAFLGVALSTAATLICVISVPMLYNYMQHMQSVMQNEVDFCKSRSGNIWREVTRTQVLSKATESALRSRRQSGYGGGCCGCGVSPQGPPGPPGPDGQPGSDGTPGVPGKDGPDGPPATPAPPHNGCVECPDGPPGPPGNPGGKGAPGNPGSDGQPGGAGNAGAPGAPGPQGPPGSDGQPGNPGAPGAPGQLREVPGPQGPAGPPGPQGPPGPDGNPGAPGNNGQDGGPGLPGDNGNPGGPGQPGGPGNNGPDGDQGGPGSCDHCPPPRTAPGY